In one window of Rhodopseudomonas palustris HaA2 DNA:
- a CDS encoding NAD(P)/FAD-dependent oxidoreductase — MADILDIDAAVIGAGPAGLMAAEQLAQAGARVVVFDGMSSGARKFLLAGRGGLNLTHSEPLPDFLARYGAAQARLTPAIEAFAPDALRAWAEELGEPTFVGSSGRVFPVAMKASPLLRAWLRRLDGAGVDLKLRHRWSGWDDDGRLLFDTFGGVRPVEARATVLALGGASWPKLGSDGGWVDRLAAKGVAIAPLKPANCGFLVDWSELFVAKYQGAPLKNIALSFGEHSLRGEAIVTKGGLEGGGVYALSAGLRDAILADGAATLTIALRPDLSADELAARLGKPKGKQSLSTYLRKAAGLAPAAIGLLQEAARALGLSLASLSPGDLAALINAVPVRLTGIAPIARAISTAGGIAFDAIDDNYMLRKLPGVFAAGEMLDWEAPTGGYLLTACFATGAAAGQGALAWLGR; from the coding sequence GTGGCTGACATTCTCGATATCGACGCCGCCGTGATCGGCGCGGGCCCGGCCGGGCTGATGGCGGCCGAGCAATTGGCGCAGGCGGGGGCGCGCGTCGTCGTGTTCGACGGCATGAGTTCGGGCGCGCGAAAATTCCTGCTCGCCGGGCGCGGCGGGCTCAATCTCACCCACAGCGAGCCGCTGCCTGATTTCCTCGCGCGCTATGGCGCCGCGCAGGCGCGGCTGACGCCGGCGATCGAGGCGTTCGCGCCCGATGCGCTGCGCGCCTGGGCGGAGGAATTGGGGGAGCCGACCTTCGTGGGCTCGAGCGGCCGGGTGTTTCCGGTGGCGATGAAAGCTTCGCCACTGCTGCGCGCCTGGCTGCGCCGGCTGGACGGGGCGGGCGTGGACTTGAAATTGCGGCATCGCTGGAGCGGCTGGGACGACGACGGACGGCTGTTGTTCGACACGTTCGGCGGCGTGCGTCCCGTTGAAGCGCGCGCCACGGTGCTGGCGCTCGGCGGCGCGAGCTGGCCGAAGCTCGGTTCCGACGGCGGCTGGGTCGATCGGCTCGCCGCGAAGGGCGTCGCGATCGCGCCGTTGAAGCCGGCGAATTGCGGCTTCCTGGTCGACTGGTCGGAGCTGTTCGTCGCCAAGTATCAAGGCGCGCCGTTGAAGAACATCGCGCTGTCGTTCGGCGAACACAGCCTGCGCGGCGAGGCGATCGTCACCAAAGGCGGCCTCGAAGGCGGCGGTGTGTATGCGCTGTCGGCCGGCTTGCGCGACGCCATCCTCGCGGACGGCGCGGCGACGCTGACGATCGCGCTGCGGCCCGATCTGTCCGCCGATGAACTGGCGGCGCGGCTGGGCAAGCCGAAGGGCAAGCAATCGCTGTCGACTTACTTGCGCAAGGCCGCGGGACTGGCGCCGGCCGCCATCGGGCTGCTGCAGGAAGCGGCGCGGGCGCTTGGCCTGTCGCTGGCGTCGCTGTCGCCGGGCGACCTCGCCGCGCTGATCAACGCCGTGCCGGTGCGACTCACCGGCATCGCGCCGATCGCGCGGGCGATCTCCACCGCGGGCGGCATCGCGTTCGATGCCATCGACGACAACTACATGCTGCGCAAGCTGCCCGGCGTGTTCGCGGCCGGCGAGATGCTGGATTGGGAAGCGCCGACTGGCGGCTATCTGCTGACCGCGTGCTTTGCGACGGGCGCGGCGGCGGGTCAGGGCGCGCTGGCGTGGCTGGGGCGATAG
- a CDS encoding MaoC family dehydratase, with translation MGAEIERDAYMKLVGTEIGVSEWHLIDQKRIDAFADATEDWQFIHVDPARAARETPFGTTIAHGFLTASMLSVFSYEALPKIKGATMGVNYGFDRLRFISPVKAGSRVRGRFMLSEATLRKPNELLSRTSVNIEIEGEKRSALVADWLGLIYFEQ, from the coding sequence ATGGGCGCTGAAATCGAACGCGATGCGTATATGAAACTCGTCGGCACCGAGATCGGTGTCTCGGAATGGCACCTGATCGATCAGAAGCGGATCGACGCCTTCGCCGACGCCACCGAGGACTGGCAGTTCATCCACGTCGATCCCGCGCGTGCCGCGCGCGAGACGCCGTTCGGCACCACGATCGCGCACGGCTTTCTCACCGCGTCGATGCTGAGCGTGTTCTCCTACGAGGCGCTGCCGAAGATCAAGGGCGCGACGATGGGCGTCAATTACGGCTTCGACCGGCTGCGTTTCATCTCGCCGGTCAAGGCCGGCTCGCGGGTGCGCGGCCGCTTCATGCTGAGCGAAGCCACTCTGCGCAAGCCGAACGAATTGCTGTCGCGTACCAGCGTCAACATCGAAATCGAGGGCGAGAAGCGCTCGGCGCTGGTCGCCGACTGGCTCGGCCTGATCTACTTCGAACAATAA
- a CDS encoding SDR family NAD(P)-dependent oxidoreductase, whose protein sequence is MAIRFDGRVAIVTGAGNGLGRAHALGLAARGAKVVVNDFGGARDGTGGSMTAAETVVEEIRKAGGTAMADGADVSNYEQVKAMVAKATKEWGSVDLMVANAGILRDKSFGKMELSDFQKVIDVHLAGTFYCCKAVWDGMKERNYGRIVLTTSSSGMFGNFGQANYGAAKAGIVGLMNVLAQEGRKTDIRVNTVSPTAATRMTEELLPPQALQLMKPEAITPAVLFLLSDNAPTRTTLGAGAGSFAQIKIIETEGINLPEEEWTPDAIAAHFAEISDDSKAQALEGAFQQTQKYVAQAAARLGLKM, encoded by the coding sequence ATGGCTATCAGGTTCGACGGACGCGTCGCCATCGTCACCGGCGCGGGCAACGGTTTGGGGCGCGCGCATGCGCTGGGCCTCGCGGCGCGCGGCGCCAAGGTGGTGGTCAACGATTTCGGCGGCGCGCGCGACGGCACCGGCGGCTCGATGACCGCGGCCGAGACGGTGGTCGAGGAGATCCGCAAGGCCGGCGGCACCGCGATGGCCGACGGCGCCGATGTCTCCAACTACGAGCAGGTGAAGGCGATGGTCGCGAAAGCGACCAAGGAGTGGGGCAGCGTCGATCTGATGGTGGCGAATGCCGGCATCCTGCGCGACAAATCCTTCGGCAAGATGGAGCTCTCCGATTTCCAGAAGGTGATCGACGTGCATCTCGCCGGCACGTTCTACTGCTGCAAGGCGGTGTGGGACGGCATGAAGGAGCGCAACTACGGCCGCATCGTGCTGACCACCTCGTCGTCGGGCATGTTCGGCAATTTCGGCCAGGCCAATTACGGCGCGGCCAAAGCCGGCATCGTCGGGCTGATGAACGTGCTGGCGCAGGAGGGCCGCAAGACCGACATCCGCGTCAACACCGTGTCGCCGACGGCCGCGACCCGGATGACCGAAGAGCTGCTGCCGCCGCAGGCGCTGCAATTGATGAAGCCGGAGGCGATCACCCCGGCGGTGCTGTTCCTGCTCAGCGACAACGCGCCCACCCGCACCACGCTCGGCGCCGGCGCCGGCTCGTTCGCGCAGATCAAGATCATCGAGACCGAAGGCATCAACCTGCCGGAGGAGGAGTGGACCCCCGACGCGATCGCCGCGCACTTCGCCGAGATCAGCGACGACTCCAAGGCGCAGGCGCTGGAAGGCGCATTCCAGCAGACGCAGAAATACGTCGCGCAGGCCGCGGCGAGGCTCGGCCTCAAGATGTGA